Below is a window of Haloterrigena alkaliphila DNA.
TCGAGTACAACCGGGCGGACACCCGGAACATGGAACCGCTGCTGGAGATCGTCACCGATCGACTCCACGAGACGGTCTTCGAAGCGGCGTGTGCCGGCGACTGAGGCCGCCGTCTCGGGACCCCACCCGTAGCTATAGGAGCGTCGAGTTCGTCAGCGAGGATCGTGAACGACGACAGCGACGCGTACGACGTCGAGATCGACGTCCGACTCCGGGACGTCGACTTCATGGGACACGTCAACAACGCGGTCTACGCAACGTACCTCGAGGAAGCCCGCGAGGCCTACTTCCAAGATGTCGTCGGCGTTTCGATGACCGACGTGGGAACCGTGCTCGCGACCCTGGAGATCGACTACGCGCGGCCGATCGAGGCCGACGAGACCGTCACCGTCGCGCTAACGGTGTCGGAACTCGGGACCTCGAGTCTGCACCTCGAGTACGTCGTCCGCGCGGACGGGGAGCGAGCCGCGACGGCACGAACCGTCCAGGTGCTCGTCGATCGCGAGACCGGCGAGTCGCGGCCGATTCCGGACGAGTGGCGCGCACGGATCGACGCCGCCCGCGACTGAGGGCCGTCGACTGCCGACTGAGAGGTTGTGCCTGCGCCGAGCGGGGAATGCTCAGATCGCCTGCTCGTCCGTCTCGAGGACCTCGACCTCGCCGTCGCTCGTGACGACGACGCGGTAGTCGCAGTAGGTGAACTCGATGCGTCCGGTGCCACGATTCGCGCCGTTCTCCCGCGGCGCGAAGAGCGCGTCGAGAGCCTCGGGGTTGACGACGTCGTACAGCGCCTCGTACTCCGGCGGTTCGATCTCCATCGGTTCGACGCCTTCCTTCTCGGCGACGGCCGTGATAACCTCGAAGCTGAGCGAACTGGCTGCGGTGGCATCCGAACGATCGATTGAGAGTAGCATTGCCCGGACCGTTACAGTGATCGGGTATAAATCCTCTGGCCGCAACGAGCTCTTGCTGAACACTACTATACTCTAATACCCATACCTGTCTTCTGATGTATATATTTGTGTTAGTTTTCAGTTTAATATTGTGAGTTACTACATATAGAGAACTGTTCAAGCGGGAATATTCGCGCTACAGTCACCCATTGTGAACCGTCGGTGAACCGTTTACGTTTCCGATTCCTGACGGAAAACTGGGTGAGGGGACGGTCAACCACCGATCGGCGCCTCTCGAGCCGGTCGCAGTGAGATCCACGTGATCCGCGCGACCGGAGGGGAATATGTTCGGGAGAGGCTACTGAACCGGCGCGTGCGTTCCAGTACGTGTGATGAATCCATTTACGCGGTCCGCGACGCCCGGAACCGGCAGCCGCGGCGACGGGTTCGACGCGTGGGACGCCTACTCCCTCGACCACGTGCCCGAACCCGGCCCCTTCCTCGAGGACCACGAGGTGCTCACGGGAGACGACCACCTCGCCTTCCACCGACTCACCCGCGAGGTGTTCGAGGAACGGGGGGTCTACGACGCGACGTTCGGCTACAATCTCGCACGGCTCAATCTCGACCGGCGACATCCGGAGTCTGGGTTCCGATACGCCGTCGAAGCCGACGATCCGTCCGTGCTCCGGGCCGAGTTCACCCCGACGACCGAGTTCTGTCCGCAGGCCGACGCGCTCATCACGGGCTCGTTCCGGGCGTGGAACGGCCTCGAGCACCGCCACGAGTACGACCTGGTCCGCGTCCGGGTCAGTCCGAGCCACCACCAGTCCGTGGCGCTCAACGAATCCCTCGCGGACCTGGAGGAGCGATACCTGGAGACCGGCGAGGTGCCCGACGCCGACGGTCACGAGACCGGCGCATCCCCGTCGCCGGACGAAACGACCGCTGAATCGCCCTTCTGAGGCAGCCGAGAATGGTGTCGAGTGGTGGGAACGCGAGCGCGACCGTCACGCGCTGGTCGCGCGCGTTCGTCGCGGTCGGGGTCGGCTTCTTCCTCGCGTGGCAGGTCGCGGTCGCGCTCGGCCTCTCGCGGGCGGCGACCGTCCCGCTTGGCGTGCTCGGCTTCGTCTTCCACGTCGTCTTCGGGAAGGCCTACGCGCTGATCCCGTCGTACTTCGCCCGACAACTGGCCGTTCCGCGCGCCCCGGCGGTCCACCTCCCGCTCGCGCTCCTCGGCGCCGTCGGCGCGTTCGCGGCGGGCACGGGAATCGGCCTCCCGGTCCTCGCCCCGATCGCCGCGGCGAGCTGGCTGCTCGGCTGTCTCGTCTTCGTCGCCGCGCTCGGCTGGACCGTCCGTGGTAACCCGACGGGCGCCGAGACCGGCACCGGTGCGACCGACGACCATCGGCAGGGAGTCGATCGCCTCGCTAACGCCGCCGTTCCCGTCGTCTTCGCCTACCTGCTCGTCGGCTCGTCGCTCCCGCTCGCGGCCGAACTCGGCCTCGGGCCCTCCACGGTCGCCGCGACCGGACCGGGCGCGTCCCACTTCGTCGCGGCCGGATCGGCGGCCCTGCTCGTGTTCGCGGTCGGATTCCGACTCCTCCCGCGGCTGCTGGTCGCGACGCCCCGGCGCGGACTCGTCGCCGTCGTGCTGGTCGCCGGCGCCGTCGGCCCCGCGCTCCTCGCCCTCGACTTCCGCGGCGACGGGTCGGCGGGCCGGCGCTCGTCGGCGCCGCCGGCAGCGCCGCGCTCGTCGCCCTGCTCGGTATCGCGTTCGCGTTCGTTCCCGCCTCGAGCCTGCCGCCGACCGCGTTCGACGCCCGCTACCGGCTGGCCGTCGGCGGCTTCCTCGGACTGACGATCGTCGGCGTCACGTACCACTTCTACCCGCCCGCGATCGCCGCGGCACCCGGCGTCGGTGACCGGACCGCGAGCGCGTCAGTAGTGGCCCTCCTCGTCGGGCTGGGAGTCGAAGCGATCGGCCTTCTCGGGTCGATTCCGCCGCTCGTCGACGTCGGCCGCTGGCTCTCCGTCCTCGGGGCGCTCCTGTACGTCGTCGTCCTGTGGACCGTCTTCCTCGAGCGACGAGGGTGAGCGAACCGAAGGTGCGGGGGCACCGAGAGTCACGTTCGCTCTTCGGCTCGCTTCTCGAGCCAGCGGACGGCCGGGGTCGCGGTGATCCCGTGGACGACGATCGAGATGAGGACGACGGCGCCGACGACGGCCCACAGTACGTCTGCGTCGGGGAACGCGGCCTCGTTGAGACCGTGCGCGAGGTAGTAGAACGAGCCGATTCCGCGGACCCCGAAGAACGCGATGGTGGCCCGCTCCGCGGGGTCGCGGTCGAAGCCGAGGAACCCGACGACGCCGGCCAGGGGCCGGACGAGGAAGACGATCGCGACCGCCGCGACGATCGCCTCGAGAGTCAGCGGTTCCAGCAGGCCGCCGACGATGGCGCCGCCGAAGAAGAGCATGATCAGTCCCATCATCACCTGTTCGGCGAACTCGCTGACCTCGTGGAGCGACCGGTTGTAGTCGTGGCTGCGCTCGTAGTGACGGACCATCAGCGCCGCGACGAAGACCGCGATGAAGCCGTAGCCGCCGACGAGTTCGGTCGCTCCGTAGACCAGCAGGGTGCCGGCGATCGCCTCGAGGCCCTGCACCGACTCCGCGACGGGAGTGTCGGGCTCCGTGGCGAAGACGAGGCGCGCGGTCAGGTACCCGAGGACGACGCCGACGATCACGCCGACGACGATTCGGTAGCCGACCTCGATCAGGAGCCACTCGCCGAGCCAGTTGCCGGGAGCCAGACCGACGAGTGCGAGCGCGATCGCCAGGTTGGTGAAGGGGAAGGCCAGCCCGTCGTTCAACCCCGCCTCGGAGGTGAGCGCGAACCGGACCTCGTCTTCCATCCCGGCCGTCTCCTCGGCGGATTCCGCCTCGGTCCCCATCCCGGGACCGGCGACCTGCACCTCCGACGCGAGCACCGGGTCCGTCGGGGCGATACAGGCACCCAGCAAAACCGCGGTCGGGATCACGAGACCGAGCCACCAGCCCAGCAGCGCCGCGCCGGCGATCGACAGCGGCATCGTGATCGCGAGCAACCGCCACGTCGACGCCCACTCGCGCAGTCCGGGAACGCGGTCGATCTTCAGCCCGACCCCCATCAGGGCGATGATCACGCCCAGTTCCGCGAGGTGTTCGGTCGTCGTCCCCTGCTCGAGGGGATCCGGCGGCGGGAGTCCGATCGGCAGCCCGAAGGCGAGCATGCCGAACCCGACGAAGAAGATCGGCATCGAGATCGCGCGATCGGAGACGAACCGGGGGAGTACCGCGATGCCGAACAGCGCGATTCCGACGACGACCAGGCCGACGTTGTACAGCTCGAGTGCCATTGGGGGCGGTCGTGGTGGTTGCTACGACAAATTGGTCCTTTAGCCCGGTGCCGGCGTTTGCCGAACGAATCCCTTTGGCGCGGGGCGACGAGGGACGCGTATGAAGCGGTCAGCGTCGGAGACGTCTGATCGGACGACCCGGCGGCGCCTCCTGCAGGCGGGCGCGGTCGCCGCCACCGTCGGTCTCGCCGGCTGTATCGAGGAGATGGGGGCGGAGTTCCCGAAGAACACGAAGTGGCCGGTGTCGGAACTGGTACCCGCGCTCCCCGTTCGGGAGCGGATCGAGATCCTCGAGGAGCGGATTCACGAACTGACGGACGCCGACATCGCCGACCTCGAGGAACTCGTCTCGCGGCTCGAGGAGTACGAACTGGCGGTCGAATCGGCCGAACGCGAGCGAGACGTGCTGACCATCGCGTACGTCAACACGGACCGTGACGACGAGGGAGACCTCCACGACGTCGGCCTGCTCGCGGGCGGCTACGCGGCGCTGATCGACGGCGGATACGAGGCCGCCGCACTGAGCGCAACGATCCTCGACGACGCGCCGGCATCGTACGGCTCGGCGGCGGTCGAGACGCCGTGGGCCGTGGAGTACAACCACGGTGAGCTGACGGCCGCCGAGTACGGCGAGCACGTCGCGGGGACGATCGAATCACAGCGCTACGAACCGGAGGTCGAGGTCGGCCCCGACGAGTAGCGACACGGCCGTGAGGAACGGATGTCGTCCGTTACCGATCCGGCAAGACGCCGACGTCGGGCTCCGCGGCGTCCGCCGATGCATCGTCGTCCGACTCGAGGAGCCCCGTCAGGACCCCAGCGATTCCGTTCGAGCCGTGCCGGCGGATCGTCAGGAGCACGTTCAGGACGAACAGACAGAGCCCGAGCGCCAGGACCGCGGTGCTGACGGTCGTTACGACCGCCGGCAGGTCGAACAGCGGGCCGGCGGCCAGCCCGAGGTAGCCGACGAGCATCAGGGCGAAATCGGCGCGCTCGAGGCGGTCGTCGTAGAGGTCGTCGATCATCGGCACCCGTTCGAAGCCGAGCCGATCGCTGTAGCGCTCGTGCCAGACGATGAAGGGGACGATGTGGTACAGCGAGCCGACGACGACGAACCCGAAGACGCCGTAGAGCAACACCGCGTTCGCGTCGGGGTGACCGAACAGCGTCGCGTAGCCGGCCGGCTCGAGCCACCAGGCCGAGGCGGTCAGCGCGAGCCAGGCCCACAGCGACGCGGCGACGACCCAGTAGCGGTCGGTCATCGGCGACCGGTCGACCGTCGCGCGGGCGAGTTGCCGGGCCAGGACGACGGTGAACGCGGCGAGACCGAGGAGGACGGCGAGGCCGCCGACACGGGTAACCGGCGTCGAGCCCAGCCCCCGGCCCGCGACGAGGACGGCTACACCGGCCGGAAAGCACAGTTGCTCGAGAACGAGGAGTCGCTCGTCGAGCGCCGTGCGATCCGTCTGGGTGAACATCAATACGAGTTGGGCGAGCGCGCCGACGACCGTCGCGAGGACGCCGCCGTAGAGCGCCACCGTGGCGTGGACGAGCAGGACGTCGCCTCGCGTCGCGTCGATCGCGCCGAAGACGTCCGTCGAGAAGTCGAGGGCCAGCAGGAAGCCCAGCGGCACGAGGAGCGCGAACGCGGCGAGCGCGAACGCGAAGTGTCGTTCCGTCAGGTCCAGCGGCCGGGCCCGGACCAGCGTTCGGCCGACGTTGTAGACGAACGTCCAGATCCCAAGCAGAATCGCCGCGCCGGCGAGGGGGAGCACCGACATCGCGCCGGCGAGCAACGCGGTCGCGAACCCGGCCAATCCCGCCGCGACGAGCAGGAGCTGGGCGACCGCGAGCCGCCGCGAGTGAATCGACACGCCCGACCAGACCGGGACGAACTGCGTCATCGCCCCCATGATCGTGATCGCGATCCAGCCGACGAGGAGCACGTGGACGTGCGCGAGGCTCGCCAGCCCCGGCAGCGTCGTCGCGGTCATCGCGGTCCCGCCGACGGCGCCGACGACGAGGAAGGCCAGGCCCACCACGAAGTGGCCCAGCGGAATCGCCATCGGCGGTTGCTGGTCCGTTCGAATAGCGCCCGGTATCCGGTTCATGTCGCTAGCTGGGACCGCCAGCGCCGTCTCGCTGTGGCCGAACAGGTTCGGGGTCGGACGTTCGCCGCTCGAGGACGTCGACTCGAGTATGACCGCCGAAACGACTGGGCGAAGCCGAGGAGAAACCGACGGACGACGAACGGAGACGGAGACGACCGTCACGGTGCGCTGTACGGGCCACGTCCGCGACGCCGTCGAGACCTACGAACTCGAGTACGCCTTCGAGGGGAACCGACTCAGGGACTTCCTCGAGGCGTTCTTCGAGGAGTACGACGTCGAGGAGATGCTGATCGCGGAGACCGAAGCGGACGCGACCGCCCGCGGCTGGGCGCCCGTCCCGGACGACCTCCCCGGCACCTGGCGGAAGAACCCCGAGGGCAACCAGACGCGGCCGTACGCCCGCGTCTGCATCAACGGCCGGTTCAACGGGCACTTCGACGGATTCGAGACGGAACTCGAGGACGGCGACCGCGTCGCCCTCATCTACCCGTTCATGTTCTGTTGTTGATCACGGATCGGTACTCGTCCCACTGGCGACGCCGCCGATCGCGCTGCTGTATCCGTTCCTGTTCGCCCCCTGATCACCGCGACGACGAACGCGGCGACGACGGAGCAGACCGACCGGCCGGCCGAACGGATTCGTCCCACCCCTTATGGCCGCTCGAGCCCGACTATCGCGTATGAGTAACAGCCGTTCCGACCCCGGTGTCGAGCCCGTCACTCGCCGCGATCACGACGTCTCGTGGTCGGCGAACCTCGAGAAGCCCCACCACGCCGCCGACCGGGAGCTGGTCGTCTCGCAGGCGATGGACGCGGTCGAGGCGACCGCCGACGGCACGCACGTCAACCTCGTCACCCACCGCGACCACGACCACCCGGAGACGTACCTCTGGGAGCACCTCGAGGCGACGTTCGAGGGGGTCGACCTCGAGTACGTCGATCAGTGTGGCTGTGGCGGCCACGTGACGCGCGTTCACGTCCGCGAGTGATCGGTCCCGCACACGGTTCTGAGTGAGCTCGGTTCGCGAGTACTCGATCCCGTTCGTTTCTGTGAGCGGTCGGTCTCCGCAACTAGGCGGCGGTCGACGGTTTCAATGTACATCTCTCGGAACGACCGCCGCGACCGTCCGAACTGGTTCGCCCGGTGTTCCCGCCGTGCGGGAACGACGGGGAGGTTTTCGACCGCTGGCGACCGACTGCCGACAATGCGTCCCGGTACTCTCGATACGTCAGATCGGCCGCTGGTCCTCATCTGGGAACTCACGCAGGCCTGCGGGCTCGCCTGCGATCACTGTCGGGCCGACGCCCAGCCGAATCGCCACCCCGACGAGCTCTCGACCGCGGCGGGGAAACAACTGCTCGAGGACGCCGCCGAATTCGGCGACGGCCAGCTGGTCGTCCTCTCGGGGGGCGACCCCCTCGTCCGCGACGACGTGGAGGAGCTGATCGCCTACGGCGACGATCTGGGGCTGCGGATGACGATCACTCCCAGCGGGACGGGGTCGCTGACCGCGGATCGGATTCAAGCGATGGCCGACGCCGGCCTCAAACGGATGGCCGTCAGCATCGACGGCGCCTCGCCGGAACGTCACGACGACTTTCGCGGCGAGACGGGGAGCTTCGAGGAGACGATCCGCGCGGTCGACGACGCGAGGGCGGCCGGCCTCCCCGTGCAGGTCAACACCACCGTCTGTCGGGAGACGGTGGACGAACTGCCCGAAATTCGGGACCTCCTCCGGGAGATCGGCGCCGTCATGTGGAGCGTCTTCTTCCTCGTGCCCGTCGGCCGCGGGCGCATCCTCGAGCCGATCGAACCGGACGAGGCCGACGCCGTGATGGCCTGGCTCGACGAGGTCAGCGACGAGGAGCCGTTCGGCGTCAAGACGACCGAGGCGCCCCACTACCGGCGGGTCTCGATGCAGCGTCGGCGGCGAGAGCAGGAAGAGAGTGCGGACGGCACCCGCGATGCCAGCGGCGGCGAGGAGAACCCGGGAATCAAGCGCCGCGGCGGCATCGTCGCCGGCGACGGCTTCGCCTTCGTGAGTCACACCGGCGAGGTCTTCCCCTCCGGATTCCTGCCGGAGTCCGCCGGGAACGTCCGCGACCGGCCGATCCACGAGATTTACCGCGATTCGGAACTGTTCCGGTCGCTGCGCGACCGCGACGAACTCACCGGGAAGTGTGGCGCCTGCGAGTACCGGAACCTCTGTGGCGGCAGTCGCTCGCGCGCGTTCGCGACGACGGGCGATCCCTTCGCGAGCGACCCGCTCTGTCCGTACGTGCCCGAGGGATACGACGGTCCGCTGCCGTGGGACGGCAACGAGTTCGCGTCGGCCGACTGATCGGCTGCGTTCGTCTGTAACGGACTCGAGAATCGAACCGGATCGCGCGGGTGCGGAGCCCCAATGACTGACCAAAGTCCAACGGGTTCGGGCACCACCCCGAACCCGCGTGGCTCCGCACCCGGCGTCACCCGGCGAAACTGCACCGACGCACTGACCGTCCAGTCGCCGATTCGGTCACGCGGACCCGTCGCAGGAGCCGGAGCCGGAATCGCTCGGGCCGCGTGCAGTGGCCGTTTCGAGGGCCACCACTTGACGGTTCGCCAGCACATGTTCAGCGACGCCGTCGGTCGTCGTCGATGGGGTCGGTCGAGGACTCGAGACCTACGGCTCGACGATGTCGTCACCCGAAAAAACCGACGCGGCGATCGTCCCGGTTACTCGAGGACGACCAGCGTGTCGCCCATGTCGACGCTCTGGTCTTCCTCGATGGGGATCTCGGTGACGGTGCCGCCCTTCGAGGCGACGATATCGTTCTCCATCTTCATCGCCTCGAGGACGACCAGCACGTCGCCGGCGGCGACCTCGTCGCCGACTTCGACCTCGATGTCGAGGATAGTCCCCTGCATCTCGGCGTCGACGGTCTCGCCGCTGCCCTCGAGATCGCTCCCGCCGCTCTCTCCGCCGGCGGGCTGGGGCCGTTCGGCCTGTCCGCCGCCGACGTCGACGTCGCCGGCCGGAATCGCGGGCGCGCCGTGTTCCTCGAGTTCGACCTCGAAGCGCTTCCCGTTGACCTCGACGGTGAACTCGCGCTCGACGCTCTCCTCGTCGTCGCTCCCGCCGTCGCCGGTGTCGCCGCCCCACTGCTCCTGGGCGTCCTCGATGCGACTCTGTTCCATCTCCTCGTCGAGGTACTTCGTCGTGTGCGTGCTCTCGACGAACGTCTCGTCGGTGAGCATCAGCCGGTGGAACGGGATGATCGTCGGAATGCCCTCGATCTGGTACTCCCGCAGGGCCCGCAGCGAGCGCTCGATGCACTCGTCGCGGTCCTCGCCCCAGACGACCAGTTTGGCGATCATCGAGTCGTAGTCGGTGACGAGGTCGTCGCCCTGCCGGAGCGCGTCGTCCATCCGAACGCCGATCCCGCCCGGCGGGTCGTAGGTCTCTAACTGGCCGCCGGTCGCCGGCGCGAAGTCGTTGGCCGCGTTCTCGGCGTTGATACGGAACTCCATCGCGTGGCCGTCGAAGGTGACCTCGTCCTGCTCGAAGTCCAGTTCCTCGCCTGCGGCGATCCGGATCTGGCGTTTGACGATGTCGTACCCAGTAATCTCCTCGGTGACGGTGTGCTCGACCTGGATCCGCGTGTTGACCTCGAGGAAGTAGAAGTTCGCGTCGGGACCGAGCAGTTCGCCCGCCTCGCGGTCCTCCTCTTCGACGAGGAACTCGACGGTGCCGGCGTTGGTGTAGTCGGCGGCGGCGACGCCCCGACGGGCGGACTCGCCGATCTTCTCCCGGAGTTCGTCCGTCAGGGCCGCGGAGGGGCCCTCCTCGATGACCTTCTGGTGGCGGCGCTGGAGCGAGCAGTCGCGCTCGCCGAGGTGACGCACGTTGCCGTGCTGGTCGGCCACGATCTGCACCTCGATGTGGCGCGGTTTCTGGAGGTAGCGCTCGAGGTAGACCGAGTCGTTGTCGAAGTAGGCCTCGCCTTCGCGCTTCGCGCTCTCGAGTTGGTCCTCGACCTCGTCTTCCGAGCGGACGACCTTCATCCCGCGGCCGCCGCCGCCACCCTCGGCCTTGATGGCGATCGGGTAGCCGTGTTCCTCGCCGAACTCCTTGACCTCCTCGGGGTCGGTGACGGGGTCGGTGGTCCCGGGGACGATCGGCACGTCGGCTTCGCTCATGATCTTCCGGGCTTTGGTCTTCTCGCCGAGCGATTCCATGGCCTGGGCCGAGGGGCCGATCCACGTGATCCCGTCGGCGTCCTCGACCTTGCCCGCGAACTCCGCGTTCTCCGCGAGGAAGCCGTAGCCGGGGTGGATGGCGTCGGCGTCGGCCTTGCGGGCGGCCTCGATGACGGCCTCGTGATCGAGGTAGGAGTCCGCCGCGCGGGCGGGCCCCACGTTGTACGCCTCGTCGGCGTAGCGGACGTGTCCCGAATCCTTGTCGGCCTCCGAATAGATGGCGACGGTTCCGATGTTCAACTCCTCGCACGCGCGCATTACTCGAACGGCGATCTCTCCTCGGTTCGCCACGAGAACCTTCCTGAACATTCCTGATTAACACAGACGAGAACCCACTACCTTACTTTTTCGCAACGGGTCGCCTCCTGACGAGAGTACGGAGCCCGGGGACGGAGTACGGGGAGGCGACAGACGGAACGCGTGAAGCCGACAGCCGACGCTTCGGGGGACGTACGTTCGATTCCGAAAGGGACGTGGACGAAAGGTGGAGACGAGGACGTGGGCGCGAGGTGCTCGTTCCCGGGAAACGAGCGGTGCGACGGGCCGGAGCGACGCGCAGTTGCCGGTCGTGACGTGAAAAGCGTCGTAAACCGGCATCCCAACGAAAGATGTGACGGGGTAAAAAGTCAGCGGTTGCCGACCCTCAGAGTCGGCGATCCCGCAGCGCCGGGAACTCCTCGCGAACGCGGCCGAC
It encodes the following:
- a CDS encoding acyl-CoA thioesterase, with translation MNDDSDAYDVEIDVRLRDVDFMGHVNNAVYATYLEEAREAYFQDVVGVSMTDVGTVLATLEIDYARPIEADETVTVALTVSELGTSSLHLEYVVRADGERAATARTVQVLVDRETGESRPIPDEWRARIDAARD
- a CDS encoding TIGR04053 family radical SAM/SPASM domain-containing protein, encoding MRPGTLDTSDRPLVLIWELTQACGLACDHCRADAQPNRHPDELSTAAGKQLLEDAAEFGDGQLVVLSGGDPLVRDDVEELIAYGDDLGLRMTITPSGTGSLTADRIQAMADAGLKRMAVSIDGASPERHDDFRGETGSFEETIRAVDDARAAGLPVQVNTTVCRETVDELPEIRDLLREIGAVMWSVFFLVPVGRGRILEPIEPDEADAVMAWLDEVSDEEPFGVKTTEAPHYRRVSMQRRRREQEESADGTRDASGGEENPGIKRRGGIVAGDGFAFVSHTGEVFPSGFLPESAGNVRDRPIHEIYRDSELFRSLRDRDELTGKCGACEYRNLCGGSRSRAFATTGDPFASDPLCPYVPEGYDGPLPWDGNEFASAD
- a CDS encoding cation:proton antiporter is translated as MALELYNVGLVVVGIALFGIAVLPRFVSDRAISMPIFFVGFGMLAFGLPIGLPPPDPLEQGTTTEHLAELGVIIALMGVGLKIDRVPGLREWASTWRLLAITMPLSIAGAALLGWWLGLVIPTAVLLGACIAPTDPVLASEVQVAGPGMGTEAESAEETAGMEDEVRFALTSEAGLNDGLAFPFTNLAIALALVGLAPGNWLGEWLLIEVGYRIVVGVIVGVVLGYLTARLVFATEPDTPVAESVQGLEAIAGTLLVYGATELVGGYGFIAVFVAALMVRHYERSHDYNRSLHEVSEFAEQVMMGLIMLFFGGAIVGGLLEPLTLEAIVAAVAIVFLVRPLAGVVGFLGFDRDPAERATIAFFGVRGIGSFYYLAHGLNEAAFPDADVLWAVVGAVVLISIVVHGITATPAVRWLEKRAEERT
- a CDS encoding MoaD/ThiS family protein; translated protein: MTAETTGRSRGETDGRRTETETTVTVRCTGHVRDAVETYELEYAFEGNRLRDFLEAFFEEYDVEEMLIAETEADATARGWAPVPDDLPGTWRKNPEGNQTRPYARVCINGRFNGHFDGFETELEDGDRVALIYPFMFCC
- a CDS encoding HalOD1 output domain-containing protein, which translates into the protein MLLSIDRSDATAASSLSFEVITAVAEKEGVEPMEIEPPEYEALYDVVNPEALDALFAPRENGANRGTGRIEFTYCDYRVVVTSDGEVEVLETDEQAI
- a CDS encoding acetyl-CoA carboxylase biotin carboxylase subunit, producing the protein MFRKVLVANRGEIAVRVMRACEELNIGTVAIYSEADKDSGHVRYADEAYNVGPARAADSYLDHEAVIEAARKADADAIHPGYGFLAENAEFAGKVEDADGITWIGPSAQAMESLGEKTKARKIMSEADVPIVPGTTDPVTDPEEVKEFGEEHGYPIAIKAEGGGGGRGMKVVRSEDEVEDQLESAKREGEAYFDNDSVYLERYLQKPRHIEVQIVADQHGNVRHLGERDCSLQRRHQKVIEEGPSAALTDELREKIGESARRGVAAADYTNAGTVEFLVEEEDREAGELLGPDANFYFLEVNTRIQVEHTVTEEITGYDIVKRQIRIAAGEELDFEQDEVTFDGHAMEFRINAENAANDFAPATGGQLETYDPPGGIGVRMDDALRQGDDLVTDYDSMIAKLVVWGEDRDECIERSLRALREYQIEGIPTIIPFHRLMLTDETFVESTHTTKYLDEEMEQSRIEDAQEQWGGDTGDGGSDDEESVEREFTVEVNGKRFEVELEEHGAPAIPAGDVDVGGGQAERPQPAGGESGGSDLEGSGETVDAEMQGTILDIEVEVGDEVAAGDVLVVLEAMKMENDIVASKGGTVTEIPIEEDQSVDMGDTLVVLE
- a CDS encoding CGCGG family rSAM-modified RiPP protein, which translates into the protein MSNSRSDPGVEPVTRRDHDVSWSANLEKPHHAADRELVVSQAMDAVEATADGTHVNLVTHRDHDHPETYLWEHLEATFEGVDLEYVDQCGCGGHVTRVHVRE